In one window of Fictibacillus phosphorivorans DNA:
- a CDS encoding beta-galactosidase produces MKNIAIKDEKVIVDGQEVFLFGGELHYFRIPKQDWRERIQQVKEAGANMISTYVPWIFHEYEEGVTDLTGTSRPERDLHTFLQLVKDEGMFCLVRPGPYVMAEIVDHGVPTWFIDNYPEAVGKTSVGEIHPTRVVSYSHPTFLEKTELWYEKVCAVIKPFLVTNGGTVILFQLDNEVGMFHWVTNQPDYNASTLQEFQQHLTTNYNEQSFQETFRIPFGDIQSFAENMTKKPEAIYAHALRNEFGLFLRQHYKRFIEHLKQSAEEKGIDVPFVVNIHGFHGIDILKRGTMYPIGISQLLETAKIENTLMAGDYYIGNIEYDSYVDIVLANAFTKAIQWKEQPLFSAEFQGGSIHDKPKLQPTTFDLTTRLCIADGMNGVNYYMFGAGENYENIGLFGRRHDWQAPLTKSGQKNPHYPVIQHIGKMLQTFENSLLQTKPVVDTHLGFYPDYYMTEFHDEHTKDMVDHIQRDRETFMANGIAKALRVNNIIYDAINVQDDDEIDPNKVSSLWMFSTEWMDENIQRKLVLYLENGGKLILFPTIPTKTLKNVPCTILKDYINVNVKETKHRVFGQIDQADNVLIDRADIYETTDGAFAHIEDKPDQVIAFEKQLGKGQLYMFGVGMDHGFHYQNDIIVELAKRAGIQSRFTLEEELDITVRSSPEKGDFFFLQNFDEFKKTTTIAYDGTTLFGGKEISIPMRSGLMLPVNVPLHEDLFIEYGTGEIYETVQQQEEISLTIKMIQREEEFVFRSSSWKPVDTKGISIEEVQEHTFKVLISTTEDTASIRFQPAFANAIQP; encoded by the coding sequence ATGAAGAACATAGCAATAAAAGATGAAAAGGTGATCGTGGACGGTCAGGAGGTCTTCTTGTTCGGAGGAGAACTTCATTACTTCCGAATCCCTAAGCAAGACTGGCGCGAGCGCATACAGCAAGTAAAAGAAGCGGGAGCGAACATGATCAGCACGTACGTGCCGTGGATTTTTCACGAGTATGAGGAAGGAGTTACGGATCTTACCGGAACCTCTCGCCCAGAACGTGATCTACATACGTTTCTGCAACTCGTAAAGGACGAGGGGATGTTCTGCTTAGTCCGTCCGGGACCATATGTGATGGCAGAAATCGTGGATCATGGTGTTCCAACATGGTTCATCGATAACTATCCGGAAGCAGTAGGGAAAACGAGCGTAGGTGAAATTCATCCAACCCGAGTCGTAAGTTACAGCCATCCAACATTCTTAGAAAAAACAGAGCTTTGGTATGAAAAAGTTTGTGCCGTTATTAAGCCATTTCTCGTTACAAACGGCGGCACGGTTATCCTTTTTCAGCTCGATAACGAAGTAGGGATGTTCCACTGGGTGACGAACCAGCCGGATTACAATGCTTCGACACTGCAAGAATTCCAACAGCATCTTACAACCAATTACAATGAACAATCGTTTCAAGAAACTTTCCGCATCCCATTTGGTGATATCCAGTCATTCGCGGAGAACATGACAAAAAAGCCTGAAGCGATTTACGCTCACGCTCTACGAAATGAGTTCGGACTTTTTTTACGACAGCACTACAAGCGTTTCATCGAGCATCTGAAACAGTCAGCAGAAGAAAAAGGTATCGACGTTCCGTTCGTCGTAAACATTCATGGCTTTCATGGAATCGATATCTTAAAGCGCGGAACGATGTATCCAATCGGCATTTCGCAGCTGCTCGAGACCGCTAAAATCGAAAACACACTCATGGCGGGTGATTATTACATCGGTAACATCGAGTATGACAGCTATGTGGATATCGTTTTAGCGAACGCCTTTACAAAAGCGATCCAATGGAAAGAGCAGCCGCTTTTCTCAGCAGAGTTTCAAGGTGGAAGCATTCATGATAAACCGAAACTCCAGCCAACAACGTTTGATCTGACAACGAGGTTATGTATCGCGGACGGGATGAACGGCGTGAACTATTACATGTTCGGTGCGGGTGAGAACTATGAAAACATCGGTTTGTTCGGCAGACGTCACGATTGGCAAGCACCACTTACAAAGTCAGGTCAGAAGAATCCGCACTATCCGGTGATTCAGCATATCGGAAAGATGCTACAAACCTTTGAAAACTCACTTCTGCAAACGAAGCCAGTCGTTGATACGCATCTCGGTTTTTATCCGGATTATTACATGACGGAGTTTCATGATGAGCATACGAAAGACATGGTCGACCACATTCAGCGTGATCGTGAAACCTTTATGGCGAACGGTATCGCAAAGGCGCTTCGCGTGAACAACATCATCTATGATGCGATTAACGTGCAGGATGATGATGAGATCGATCCAAACAAAGTTTCTTCGCTCTGGATGTTTTCCACAGAGTGGATGGATGAAAACATTCAGCGAAAACTGGTCTTGTATCTAGAAAACGGTGGAAAGCTGATTCTTTTCCCAACAATTCCGACGAAAACGCTGAAAAACGTACCGTGTACGATTTTGAAAGACTACATCAACGTAAACGTAAAAGAAACAAAGCATCGCGTGTTCGGTCAGATCGATCAGGCGGACAACGTGTTGATCGATCGAGCTGATATCTATGAGACGACTGATGGCGCGTTCGCGCATATTGAGGACAAGCCGGACCAAGTGATCGCATTTGAAAAACAGCTTGGAAAAGGTCAACTCTATATGTTTGGAGTTGGTATGGATCACGGTTTTCATTATCAAAATGACATCATCGTCGAGCTTGCCAAACGAGCAGGGATACAGAGTCGTTTCACATTAGAAGAAGAGCTGGATATTACCGTTCGATCTTCACCAGAAAAAGGCGACTTCTTCTTCCTTCAAAACTTTGATGAATTTAAGAAGACAACGACGATCGCGTACGACGGAACAACCCTTTTCGGTGGAAAAGAAATCTCAATTCCAATGCGAAGCGGTCTCATGCTACCAGTCAATGTTCCGTTACATGAAGATTTGTTCATCGAATACGGAACGGGTGAAATCTATGAAACGGTACAGCAACAAGAAGAGATCTCACTCACTATAAAAATGATTCAAAGAGAAGAAGAATTCGTCTTCCGTTCCTCCTCCTGGAAACCTGTAGACACGAAAGGAATTTCAATAGAGGAAGTCCAAGAGCACACATTCAAAGTGCTGATCTCAACAACAGAAGACACAGCATCCATCCGGTTTCAACCAGCGTTCGCAAACGCTATTCAACCATAA